One genomic window of Branchiostoma floridae strain S238N-H82 chromosome 4, Bfl_VNyyK, whole genome shotgun sequence includes the following:
- the LOC118413160 gene encoding cytochrome P450 2U1-like, producing the protein MCFRIASKLHVVISGHDAIRHALVTRADDFSSRKVPPTTAYIRGDGTSSKAAKGVLFAEYGPDWRQQRRFALKTLRDFGVGKRSLEGKIYEEAAALSQELVAKDGQPFNIKPLLQNSVSNIICSIVFGKRFEYGDPEFLRIITLLNNLVDSKPGRDILVNIHPVFRHIPFVSQEEKKLTKNTLEMQEFCSQQVQQHRETFDHNDIRDFIDAFLLEQRHAGGDQARNGFTDKQLQEVLLDLFLAGTETTSTAIGWALFDMLLYPDIQEKVHQEIDSVLGQAVPSYALRDKMPYTTATLAEVQRINTILPYSVPHATSTDTTLNGYSIPEDAIILVNLWSVHMDPQLFPEPDKFNPDRFLDQDGNFTKHPALISFSIGPRVCLGEQLARMELFVLFVSLMQRFTFQLPEGAPALSTPGKMTSLINMPQPYELCAVSRG; encoded by the exons ATGTGTTTCCGGATCGCCAGTAAACTGCACGTTGTGATCAGCGGGCACGACGCGATACGGCACGCGCTGGTCACCAGGGCTGACGACTTCTCCAGCCGGAAGGTGCCGCCAACAACCGCCTACATCCGCGGAGACGGGACGTCCAGCAAAGCAGCTAAAG GAGTTCTGTTCGCCGAGTACGGACCGGATTGGAGGCAGCAGCGGAGGTTTGCCCTGAAGACCCTACGAGACTTCGGCGTCGGCAAGCGGAGCCTGGAGGGGAAGATCTATGAGGAGGCCGCAGCTCTTAGTCAGGAGCTTGTGGCGAAAGACGGCCAGCCGTTCAACATCAAGCCATTGTTGCAAAACTCTGTTTCTAACATCATCTGCTCCATCGTGTTCGGAAAGCGGTTCGAATATGGCGACCCCGAGTTTTTGCGAATCATCACCTTGTTGAACAACTTGGTAGATTCAAAACCCGGGAGAGATATTCTCGTTAACATCCATCCCGTATTTCGCCACATCCCCTTCGTCTCCCAGGAAGAGAAGAAACTTACCAAGAACACTTTAGAAATGCAGGAGTTCTGCAGTCAGCAAGTTCAACAGCACAGGGAGACCTTTGACCATAACGACATCCGGGACTTCATCGATGCCTTCCTACTTGAACAGCGGCACGCCGGAGGAGACCAGGCACGGAATGGTTTCACGGACAAGCAGCTACAGGAG GTACTGTTGGACCTGTTCCTGGCTGGTACCGAGACCACCTCCACTGCCATAGGCTGGGCCCTGTTCGACATGCTGTTGTATCCAGACATCCAGGAAAAG GTACATCAAGAGATCGACTCTGTTCTGGGACAGGCTGTTCCGTCCTACGCCCTCCGGGACAAGATGCCCTACACAACAGCGACCCTAGCGGAAGTACAGCGCATCAACACCATATTACCGTACAGCGTCCCACATGCAACCTCCACGGACACCACTCTGAACGGTTACTCCATCCCAGAGGACGCAATCATCTTG GTGAACCTGTGGTCCGTGCACATGGACCCTCAGCTGTTCCCGGAACCGGACAAGTTCAACCCCGACAGGTTCCTGGATCAGGACGGGAACTTCACCAAACATCCGGCCCTGATCTCGTTTTCTATCG GGCCTCGCGTGTGTCTAGGGGAGCAGCTGGCCAGGATGGAACTTTTCGTCCTTTTCGTCTCCTTGATGCAGCGCTTCACCTTCCAACTGCCAGAGGGCGCCCCTGCACTGTCTACCCCGGGAAAGATGACCTCCTTGATCAACATGCCACAGCCCTACGAACTTTGTGCCGTATCACGTGGCTAG
- the LOC118413153 gene encoding crystal protein-like, with translation MLSLPLPQLVVWFAVVAGMSATDHGPIFHTQYGDVRGVYIEEGAVVFGLPFGQPPVGELRWKPPKPFTGSWAPHIRDGSVPGPACVRGGCGPDDDDPQFVCPRDGKISEDCLYLNIFAPRTVLTNSTTKLPVMVWFHGGGYETGTGSAIIYDGRFLANKTNTVVVTTNYRLGALGFLVAGEGEDAATGNYGTLDQILALKWVQENIGNFGGDKKHVTIFGQSAGSDSVGILMTYNGSADLFEKGIMLSVPFTIYHKSRADAIRLGNHFAKQLNCSHGDIKCIRSKTTAELLDAQGKSGSFIANPFRLFELFVQWGPHFDGDILTEELVEKFAKGQFQKKPFIIGTVSEEAILFILGAFKGKMTKLELDGVAVAFMRLKAGQALREYDPPPSSDYRPVLSQAVTDWVWVCPTRNVTRSAIAGGEPDVWLYVFDHVWSFKHAWDDQPYCNGYVCHGEDIPIVFQTAPLANLSMTPDEQVLADTIAYHYGNFAHTGDPNKPNHHPPRPYLNIPDNLNWSKYSKDNGYPILNITTPQNSLMHDYRKEKCDFWDREDIYT, from the coding sequence ATGCTTAGCTTACCCCTTCCCCAGCTTGTAGTTTGGTTCGCGGTTGTGGCGGGGATGTCCGCCACAGACCACGGCCCTATCTTCCACACGCAGTACGGAGACGTGCGGGGCGTGTACATAGAAGAAGGCGCCGTCGTCTTCGGCCTGCCCTTCGGACAACCTCCAGTTGGCGAGCTCCGCTGGAAACCTCCCAAACCGTTCACGGGATCGTGGGCACCGCACATCCGCGACGGCAGCGTCCCGGGCCCGGCATGTGTACGGGGCGGCTGCGGGCCAGACGATGATGACCCCCAATTCGTATGTCCTAGGGACGGGAAAATCAGCGAGGACTGTTTGTACCTCAACATCTTTGCTCCACGCACTGTCCTGACAAATTCTACCACTAAGCTACCCGTTATGGTCTGGTTCCATGGAGGTGGCTATGAGACAGGTACCGGCTCTGCCATCATTTACGACGGACGCTTTCTggccaataaaacaaacaccgTTGTTGTGACAACCAACTACAGACTCGGGGCTCTGGGTTTCCTGGTGGCCGGCGAGGGGGAAGACGCCGCGACAGGGAACTATGGGACACTGGATCAGATCCTGGCTTTAAAGTGGGTACAGGAAAACATCGGCAACTTCGGAGGAGACAAAAAGCATGTCACAATTTTCGGACAGAGTGCCGGGTCCGATTCAGTCGGTATTCTGATGACGTACAACGGGTCTGCGGACTTGTTCGAAAAGGGCATCATGTTGAGCGTACCTTTCACCATCTATCACAAGTCTCGCGCCGACGCCATTCGACTCGGAAACCACTTCGCCAAACAGCTGAACTGCTCGCACGGCGACATCAAGTGTATCCGTTCCAAAACCACAGCCGAACTTTTAGATGCACAGGGTAAGTCAGGCAGCTTCATCGCCAACCCGTTTCGTCTCTTTGAGTTGTTTGTGCAGTGGGGACCCCACTTTGACGGCGATATTCTAACCGAAGAACTTGTGGAGAAGTTTGCAAAAGGACAGTTTCAAAAAAAGCCGTTTATCATAGGCACAGTAAGCGAAGAAGCTATCTTATTCATACTTGGCGCGTTCAAAGGCAAGATGACAAAACTTGAACTGGACGGCGTTGCTGTAGCCTTTATGCGTTTAAAGGCAGGCCAGGCCCTTCGTGAATATGACCCGCCACCATCTTCAGACTATCGGCCTGTTCTCTCCCAGGCCGTGACGGACTGGGTCTGGGTCTGTCCGACCCGCAACGTCACACGCAGCGCCATCGCCGGTGGAGAACCCGACGTCTGGCTCTACGTCTTCGACCACGTTTGGTCCTTCAAACATGCCTGGGACGACCAACCATACTGCAACGGCTACGTCTGCCACGGGGAGGACATTCCAATCGTCTTTCAAACCGCGCCGCTGGCGAACCTCAGCATGACCCCTGACGAGCAGGTCCTGGCTGACACCATCGCGTACCACTACGGGAACTTCGCACACACAGGGGACCCAAACAAGCCAAACCACCATCCCCCCCGTCCCTACCTCAACATACCAGATAACCTGAACTGGTCAAAGTACAGCAAGGACAACGGATATCCTATCCTGAACATAACGACTCCGCAGAACAGCCTGATGCACGATTATCGGAAGGAAAAATGCGACTTTTGGGACAGAGAGGACATTTACACCTGA